From the genome of Callithrix jacchus isolate 240 chromosome 7, calJac240_pri, whole genome shotgun sequence, one region includes:
- the LOC144577062 gene encoding uncharacterized protein LOC144577062 isoform X1 translates to MPGGLPPRSSLWPSSPTPVTLCTPTVTGEASGSCCHPCPCSFFRWPELEEQCLAVLPPPLLHPRRRRVPSYILAASASPPTSSPSGSEGVDRCARRARCPHAAPSARIAVHPAPRNSHARRADVEAAAMVGGLRRAQRLRRLRGLLLWQCPELKPSVPLQGPQGWGPLEPPSGCVWGSGG, encoded by the exons ATGCCCGGGGGACTTCCTCCCAGATCTTCCTTGTGGCCTTCCTCGCCCACTCCAGTGACACTATGCACCCCCACCGTGACCGGAGAGGCCTCTGGCTCCTGCTGCCATCCTTGTCCCTGCAGCTTTTTCAGGTGGCCAGAGCTGGAGGAGCAGTGTTTAGCTGTCCTGCCTCCGCCCCTCCTACATCCTCGCCGCCGCCGCGTCCCCTCCTACATCCTCGCCGCCTCCGCGTCCCCTCCTACATCCTCGCCCAGCGGCTCTGAAGGCGTCGACAGGTGCGCGCGCCGTGCTCGCTGCCCCCACGCCGCTCCCTCCGCTCGCATCGCTGTGCATCCGGCTCCGCGCAACTCTCACGCCAGACGTGCGGACGTGGAGGCTGCGGCCATGGTCGGTGGGCTCCGGCGGGCTCAGCGGTTGAGGCGGCTGCGCGG TTTATTGCTGTGGCAATGCCCAGAGCTGAAGCCATCAGTTCCACTTCAGGGCCCTCAAGGATGGGGCCCACTGGAGCCCCCGTCTGGCTGTGTTTGGGGATCTGGGGGCTGA
- the LOC144577062 gene encoding uncharacterized protein LOC144577062 isoform X2, which yields MPGGLPPRSSLWPSSPTPVTLCTPTVTGEASGSCCHPCPCSFFRWPELEEQCLAVLPPPLLHPRRRRVPSYILAASASPPTSSPSGSEGVDRCARRARCPHAAPSARIAVHPAPRNSHARRADVEAAAMVGGLRRAQRLRRLRGLASLHDCHLDHMGPNLL from the exons ATGCCCGGGGGACTTCCTCCCAGATCTTCCTTGTGGCCTTCCTCGCCCACTCCAGTGACACTATGCACCCCCACCGTGACCGGAGAGGCCTCTGGCTCCTGCTGCCATCCTTGTCCCTGCAGCTTTTTCAGGTGGCCAGAGCTGGAGGAGCAGTGTTTAGCTGTCCTGCCTCCGCCCCTCCTACATCCTCGCCGCCGCCGCGTCCCCTCCTACATCCTCGCCGCCTCCGCGTCCCCTCCTACATCCTCGCCCAGCGGCTCTGAAGGCGTCGACAGGTGCGCGCGCCGTGCTCGCTGCCCCCACGCCGCTCCCTCCGCTCGCATCGCTGTGCATCCGGCTCCGCGCAACTCTCACGCCAGACGTGCGGACGTGGAGGCTGCGGCCATGGTCGGTGGGCTCCGGCGGGCTCAGCGGTTGAGGCGGCTGCGCGG ATTAGCCAGTCTCCATGACTGTCACCTGGACCACATGGGGCCCAACCTGCTCTGA